The sequence GCAAATGTTCGAGTTCAAGCGTACCACCAACGGAGTCACGCAGAATTTTGTCGGCACCCATGGCGATAAAAACCTGTCGGGCAATGGCGGCACGCCGCGCACCCGAGCCTCGGCCTCGCTGGCCTGGGATCGCGGACCGTTCAATGTGACGACTTCGCTCAATTATGTCAGCGCGATTGAAAACAAGAACGAAACCGGCGGTCCATGCCTGAACGTCGATCCGGCCACGGGCAAAGCCTTGACCAACTGCCGCATAGCGTCGTTCACCACGGTCGACATGTTCGGCCGCTGGGACGTGAACAAGCAATGGCAAGTGACGGCGGCAATCGCCAATCTGTTTGACCGCCTGGCGCCGCTGGACGTGCAAACCTACGGCCGCATCAACTACAACCCGTCGCTGCATCAGTCCGGCGCGGTGGGCCGCTACTTTACGGTGGGTGCCCGCTACACCTTCTAAGTGCTGTAACCAATGGGTAGGAGCTTTATACGCCAGTGAGATTCGCTCTGCTGGCGTTTTTTTTGTTAGTTGAATGTTGCCGATTTTGCTTAGCCTTGCTTATTGGCTGCTACATTGCATTGGCAGGACCGCCAGTGCGATCCTGCCGCTGAGGGCCGATCAGTGAGGGAAACTGACCAGGCGCGCCTGCATTGCCGATGACAAGCTCAGGTCAAAGCGGCCACCACTCGGCAAGGCCTTGATGTCAAACGTTGCACTGCCGTTTTGCAAGCCGTTGCCGAGTACGGTCTTGGCGCCGCTAGCCGAGATATACATCAACGACAAGAACGGTTCCAGCGCCGCATTCCAGGTGACGGTCAACTGTCCGTTCTGGACCGTCCAGCCAACCGCCGACGCCATTGCCTGGGCGTTGCCGGCAGCGGCGCTAGCGGCTTTCACACGTTGCACCTGGCCAGGCTGGCGCATGGCTTGCAGCTGTCCGTTGCGCAAGACGTCGATGCTGGCGATCTCGCCGGGATTTGGCAAGCTGACCCAGAAATGGCTGGTTTTATCGCTGGCGTCGGCGACGCTGACCGGTTCAAACGGCAAGTTGTAGGTCTGGCCCGACACGGTAAGCACGCGCAGTGCATAGCTTGATTTGGCGGTTGCCGTATCGATGCGCAACTTGGTCGCCGAAGCCGACGCCGGATGCAACAGCACGCCTTGCGCCGTGATTTCGCCGGCGATGGTCAGGTAGCCATCCGGTGCTGCGGCTACGCCGGCGGCGGAGTTCAGCACCAGCGGCTGCGGAATCGCGGCAGTGCGCGACTCGGCGAACTGTTGTGCCCGGACGTAGCTGAAATCGGAGAACCATGTGCCGCCGCAATAACCCATGACATCTTTCATTTGCGTGTTGTTTGGCGTCAGCGGTGCGCTTAGCGTGCCGATCTGGGTGTCGCTGTCATACAGGCTGTTGTAGACCGCGAGCGCGCTCAGGTCAGCATTGTTGTTAGGGTAGGCCGGGTCGGGATCCGAGGCACCGCCGCAGGGGGCGTGGCTGAGAGAATGATTGTGGCCCATTTCATGCACCATGATGGCCTGCCATTGCGGCCAGTTATTGTTGAACGGGTCGCCCTGGCCGGCGCTGCTGCTCCAGTCCAGGCCGATCGCCGCCACCGAAGAGCTACCGCCGTTGCTGCGGCTGCCTACATAGCCGAGGCCGGCTACGAATGAACCGGGGATCGGCGTGTACATCGGCACCAAGCCATAGTAAAAGGCATTCTTGTCTTCCGTTTCACGCGTGCTTTCCAGCTGGGTCAGTGCGGACGACCAGCTCATCGCCGTGGTGCTGCTTGCGCCGCTGATGGTCAGCGGCGCACGGCTGGTCACCGCGATATTGCCATTGGCATAGGGGTAGACCCGCGCCAGCGCTTTTTGCACATCCGACAGCGAAGGCGGCAGGACGCCAGTGGCGCCGCCAACGGTCAGCGGCACCAGCACCACGTGCATGCTGGTCGGCGTGCCAACTACTGGCGAGACGTCCTGGCTAGCCGGGCTATTGCTGGCGCCTGCGGCCACCTTGATGCTGACTTTGACGCCAGGCTGGACCCAGGCTGCCGGCAAGACGGCATTGAAAGTGTTATTCAGGTTGTAGTCGTCTTTTGCTGTAGGCAGGCTGGCCGGGCCGCTCATTGCGAGAGTGCCAAGCGCCACGCCAGCCTTGCTGGTGGCGGACAGATTCACCAGTGGGCTCTTGGCGCCGGCGGCCGGCGCCAGCACGGTCGCCCGAACCAGGGCCGGACGGCCTGGGGTGAGGCGCAGCGTCAGATCGCTGGCGCTTTTATCGAATACATGAACAAAATCGACGCCGCTGATCCACAAGCCGACATTGCCTGTGTTGTCGATGGTGCCGGCATTGATAGCTGCCTGACCAGGGCGTTCAAGGTCAGCGTGCCGCTGCTTCCCAGCGCAACGCTCAGCACCAGCTGCGTATTGCTGCTGCTGACGATGGTGGTAGCTACGTTGCCTACGGTAGCGCCGGTGACGTTGCTCAGGTTGGTTCCGGTTACGGTCAATATCACTGTGCTGCCGCTGCTGGTGGTCTGCAGGGCTGTTGCAGTGACGGTCGGCACCACCGAAAATACGCCGGCGCTGACCACTTCCTGGTAGGGATCCACCACTGTCAACGGACCCGAGGCAGCGCCTGGCGGCACGACGAAGCTGACCGTGCTGCTGGAGGCGGCGGTGACCGAGGCCACCGTGCCATTCGCAAAGCGGATATCCGTCACCGCCGCCAGGCCGCTGCCGTTAATCGTCACGCTGCTGCCGACGATGCCGAGCTGCGGCAGTACGGCGACAATCGACGCCGGGCGATAGCTATGGAGCTGATAGGAAGTATTGACCGGTGCGCCATTGACGATCAGCGTCAATGTGCCGAAAGTCGGTTGCGCCGGCATGGTGAGCGTCACCGCGCTGCTGGAGTTGCTGACGATCGCCAGGTTGGCGCCGGCCAGCTGATAAGCACTGACCAGATCGAGATTCTTGCCCTGGATCGTGAAGTTGGCGCCGACGGCCACGTTGCTGGCGGATACGTTGGTGACCAGCGGCGCCGGTAGGCTGGAGACAAAGGTGGCCGACGACTGCACTGAAAACCCCGGGCCGGAAACAGTGATCACGCCGCTGACCGGGGTGGCCGGGACGGTAATGGCGATCTGGCTATCGCTGACGATAGAGAAGGTGACTGCAACGTTGCCGATGCTGACCGCCGTCACTTTTTGAAAACCGCTGCCGCTGACCGTCACGACTGAACCGGCGGATGCGCTCGCGGCCGACAGCGCGGCAATACTCACCGCAGCAGCCGGGGACGGTGCAGCAATCGAGTTGGGCGCAGCTGCTGTGTTGTCGCCCGACCCACCGCCACCGCCGCAGCCGGCTTGACTTAACGTGACGCCAATCAGGATGAGAGCGAGCTTATATGTATGGCTTTTCATTGCTAAATGCTGCCTTTGAGAAAACTTAAATTACGCGATTTAACTGCAGAGGTACGTTAGTGGCAGCTAACTTCTTTGAAATTTCCGCATGGAAATATTGGGCGTGATTGTAAGTGCGAAAGATAGCGGCAGTAAAGCATTGCGTATTTGAGTTGTTGTTGGATGGGAATTGACTTGTTTGGCTCTTCGATGCTGTGCAATCGAAAGTTCGAGCGGACTTGCTTAGCTGCAGTCCCACAGCTGTAGTTGGATGCAAGAGTGCTTCCGGCACTCATGCGGCGGTATTGATGACTCGGCCGTATAGCTGGGTCGCGATGTTGATCATGCTTGTCGCGAAGGTAGGGAGTTGGCGATGCAGAAGAAAACGATGTTAAAAAAGAGCCTCGAAAAAAGCGAGTCCTGATTTACAGTCCTATAGACGCTACGCGGCTCATCACACATTCTTGATAAGACGTTGTAAACGACCGCGTCTGGCGACTATAGACCTTTAGGTAATGCGACACTAATTCAGTGCCGGTTCGCTGAGAAGAGTTAGATGTCGATTGCCGAATTGCCGCGCAATAACTCGCGTAAATCCTTGTCGCGAATGAGCGACCAGATTGCGGCTATGAGGCATCCCAGAATTAGTCCGATCAGTACGCCGATTATTTTTTTCGGATATGCCGCGGGTTTCGGTACATAGATCTCAGTTACGGCCTTTGTATTGAAAGTGCGGTAGGGACTGAGCTGTTCATCAAGACTATTGATTTGATCTCGGAAGGCGCGTGTTTCCGTATCATTTGATTTCAGCATAGAAGCCAGCAAGATACTTTCTGAAAACTTCCGTTCAATTGTCCCGGCACTATTTGCTTTTTTGATCGGTTCGAGGATGGCGCTGCGCTCGTCTTCGATCTTTTTCAATGAAGCAGTTACATCAGCCAGATTATTTTTCAATTTGGTAACGGAGGGGGCAGAAGCATTGCATGCTCGTTCCGCAATATCTGAAACGCTGCTGATAAATTTGCTTGCGCTTCTTCAGGTGAATAACCACTGACTTTCATTTCTAGCAAATTTCCGCCCTTTGCGAGGGTTGCAGTCAGCGTTTTTTTTATGAGCGCGCTGCGATCACTTTTTGATTCGTCAGACGGCAGGTTTTGCGATTGCAGTACCTCTGTCACAAAGCTGGAGAACTTTATGCGTTGGACGACTTATTTGGATCTGCCAGTAAATTCGAGGGTCCGCCAATCTGGCCGATTTGCAGCAGCATAGTTGCCGGCCATTGTTTAGGAATGGTGTATGTCACGCCCAGTGCGACTAATGCTCCTAATAACCCAAAGGTCAGAAAGCGCAACGTATGACGTTTTAAAATGTTAAGTAAAGTTGGTTTCGATGCTGGCGAATTTGTAGACGGCGTCATTGATGGCTGAAGACTCTATGATTATTGGCAAATGCTCACATAATGGTACAACAGCAAGAGTCTTGAAGATATATGTATGACAAATTTTAACTAACTTAATATGCCGCATTTGCGTCACCATTATTGCTTTATTCGCAATGTCGGCGTTTCAAACCTGGGACTGCTGGGATGGACTGCGGTAAGAGATCGTACGGCTGCGTCGCAGCATTTGCGTGGCGGGATTACGGGCTTGTGCCATGCCAAAAATCTTTTGGTTGGGGACACAATGATGAAAAAGTGGCGCAGAAGTTGTTGATTTGCGCCGAAAACTGACCCACTTAGCTGGATAATTTGCATCGAAAATTGACCCACGTATAGACCACAATCCTACTCAATATAGTGAGTGGGAGATTGGAGTGATCGACGTGGCATTATTAGGCATTATTCGACGCTGGCACCTTCGTGACCAGGTCTCCTTGAGGGAGATCGCCAGGCGCTTGGGGATCTCCAGAAACACCGTCAGACGCTATCTACGCTCAGAAATCGTAGAGCCGGCTTATCGGGATCGACGCACTCCCAGTGCTCTTGATCAGTACGCCTTCAAACTTTCATCCTGGCTTAAAACCGAAGCGACAAAGTCTCGAAAACAGCGGCGCAGCTTAAAACAGATCCATGCTGATTTATGTGAGCTAGGCTTTGAAGGATCCTACGACCGGGTTGCCGCCTTTGCGCGACAGTGGCGAGTGGATCAGTTGGATAGGGTCAATTCTGCAAGCAAAGGGACAACAAGGGGCAAGTAAGCTCACGTTCGATGCGGTATGTATGAAAATTGGAGCTAGCCGCGGGGCCATAACCTATAACTTCCCCACAAAACGAGACTTGGTGGTTGCCATGATTGATCACATGTTCGAGCACACGAGAAGCCTGGTCGAGCAAGCGATAAAAATGGAAAAAGATGTGCCAAATACCATTCTAAAGTCTATGGTACGTTTGACCGCAGATGTATCCGGGCGGATGAAAGATTTTTCACAAGGACTCTTTCAGAGCGCCGTCGCAGAAGAGCCTAGCGTAATAGAGCCATTCTCCCAGTTCTATGGTGACTATTGGGCAAAAATCGTCGAGGAGGCACAAGATCCAGTTCGGGCTTTAATGATCTGGACGTCCGTGGAAGGTCTGATACTACTTGATAGTTACAAACCCCCCCCGTATACACACGAGCAGCGAAACGCATTGGTCGAATTATTACTTGTTGAAGCTTCGCATGCCTAGCCAGTAGGAAGGCAATTTGAAAATTCTTCGACAAATACGATTGAATCGTATTTGTCGAAATAAATGGATATGGAGCTAAGTCGTACTAGCATCCGGTAACATGAAAATTTGTTCCACGCTAGATATATTAACAACCAATGTTTCATGTTAATACCCTCCTTAAAAACCAAATGCAGCCCATGAAAAATGCAAAGGATGTAAGTGAATATGTCAGAAACGCGAACAGGCTGTTGGACGTAGTCAAAATTCAACTTGGACTCCAAAACGATGCCGCGCTCTCACGTTGTCTAAAAGTGCCCCCGCCGGCCATCAGCAAAATTCGGCACGGCAATTCGGTTGTAAGTGCGTCCCTTTTGATCGCTCTTCACGAAGTCACTAATTTATCAGTTGCTGAACTGAAGCGTGCTTTGAGCTCGAGTACTCCTTGTGAGTATAAGAATGAGTGAGTTGGATCTTGATTTGTGCTCATTCTTGTCTCGTCTTTGGAGTGAATCCTCGGGCCGGAACAAGGTTGTTTGAAGAATGAAGCCGCTTGCAAAGCCTTTTGTGCCTCAAATTGATTGGGTTGTTCGGAAATTTGCAGATCCAAATATAACTTCCGTTCACTTCGGCTTCATGACCGCCTGGGTATTTTAGGAGAATCAATTCGAGGCCTTCTCCTTGACTCTGGGCATGCGTTCCACGTTGACACTACTGCGCGAGCTCGCGACGCATTGCGAGCATGGTTCGCAGGTGCGCCTCGGGAAGTGCAAGTTGCATGCGACTCGGAAACAGATTTTCGTTTCCTGGTCAATTTGCTTGGCGTACCTCGGCCGGCAAATCTGGCTGCATCCTATTTCGATCTCAGGCCATTAATCGACACAACAATTTACGATCAAGCCGCGACTGCTTACTATCAAACTGACAACCGAGTGCATCATGCATTGACCGACGCACGTGCCTATCAACGAGGCTGGCTTGCTTGGATGGATGCCCAGAAGAAGGGCTAACAACTTGATAGCCGAATGGGTTACCTACGCTTCCTATCCAAACTTCCGGTTCCAGTGGAAAA comes from Collimonas pratensis and encodes:
- a CDS encoding IPT/TIG domain-containing protein, which translates into the protein MKSHTYKLALILIGVTLSQAGCGGGGGSGDNTAAAPNSIAAPSPAAAVSIAALSAASASAGSVVTVSGSGFQKVTAVSIGNVAVTFSIVSDSQIAITVPATPVSGVITVSGPGFSVQSSATFVSSLPAPLVTNVSASNVAVGANFTIQGKNLDLVSAYQLAGANLAIVSNSSSAVTLTMPAQPTFGTLTLIVNGAPVNTSYQLHSYRPASIVAVLPQLGIVGSSVTINGSGLAAVTDIRFANGTVASVTAASSSTVSFVVPPGAASGPLTVVDPYQEVVSAGVFSVVPTVTATALQTTSSGSTVILTVTGTNLSNVTGATVGNVATTIVSSSNTQLVLSVALGSSGTLTLNALVRQLSMPAPSTTQAMSACGSAASILFMYSIKAPAI
- a CDS encoding TetR/AcrR family transcriptional regulator; amino-acid sequence: MKIGASRGAITYNFPTKRDLVVAMIDHMFEHTRSLVEQAIKMEKDVPNTILKSMVRLTADVSGRMKDFSQGLFQSAVAEEPSVIEPFSQFYGDYWAKIVEEAQDPVRALMIWTSVEGLILLDSYKPPPYTHEQRNALVELLLVEASHA